A DNA window from Brassica napus cultivar Da-Ae chromosome C1, Da-Ae, whole genome shotgun sequence contains the following coding sequences:
- the BNAC01G21300D gene encoding uncharacterized protein BNAC01G21300D, translating into MKKLLEFGRKAMFYVRVLSGYEERRVRNYRLQLEKRIQQAQQRKAEINRLPEKIVLSEVRRMVEQMQNLNKQIENTEAQIEDYFKPIDKQAGTIMEVQLESEKKTMGTMMNATQEETIRKIEEAERLAGANATVETNMGEKIQDSESSANEKAQTK; encoded by the exons atgaagaagctgCTGGAGTTTGGGAGAAAAGCAATGTTCTATGTCAGAGTACTCTCTGGGTATGAAGAAAGGCGAGTCCGTAATTACAGGTTGCAACTCGAGAAGCGTATTCAGCag GCCCAACAAAGGAAAGCCGAAATTAACAGACTCCCAGAGAAGATTGTACTATCTGAAGTACGCCGTATGGTTGAACAAATGCAGAACTTGAATAAACAGATTGAGAATACG GAGGCTCAGATTGAAGACTACTTTAAACCGATAGACAAGCAAGCTGGTACCATAATGGAGGTTCAGCTAGAATCAGAGAAGAAAACAATGGGGACAATGATGAACGCAACACAAGAGGAAACCATAAGAAAAATTGAAGAAGCTGAGAGGCTCGCTGGGGCAAATGCAACTGTAGAGACAAACATGGGAGAGAAAATCCAAGATTCAGAATCCTCTGCCAATGAGAAAGCTCAAACGAAGTAA